Genomic segment of Coffea arabica cultivar ET-39 chromosome 1e, Coffea Arabica ET-39 HiFi, whole genome shotgun sequence:
TTTTAGGGCCAATATTAGATATGTCCTACAACTCATGTAGGTCAATGCATGCAAATATACATACAGCACTTGCCCCAAGAAATAGTCTGCTTCACTAAAATGATGACTTAAAATAGAAAGCCATGAATTTGATATTATACTAATTTGCGATTTCATGTTGCTATGTTTGTAGGAATTAGGTTACACCCACTCAACCAAACATTTTTTAGCTAACCATACCTCCAAAGTATACTATTTTGACACATATGTAATATGACCTACAAAATGTAGCATTTTTAGGTGACCTCACACCAAGCAAAAGCGCAAGACAATTAGGTTAccatatgtttttttttaatacattttATAATGGTAGTATACTGTAAACTATCAGACCAAATTATCAACTGTACTTTCATGTGGCAATCTACCGAAAGAAATCCTCCGACAGTTTGCGTGCACTCAATCGATTGTACCATTTTGACGACCCTAGTCCTCATTCCACAGCTATATCAGACGCTTTCAATCCTTTGATTGtcttagggaaaaaaaatttccccaGCTAGCTAGTTCCACTTGAACTCTTCTGTTATTTAAGTCTATTCAGTCTTCCTTAGACTTCCTTACATTTACGAATTTGCTATGGAGTTGGGCAACATTGTGCAGTTTCTTGAGAACAGGGCCATTCTTGTGACTGGTGCAACCGGTTTCCTTGCAAAAAGTAAATGTTTCTCTAATCCTCTCTGGTTTGTGTATGCTTTAGAGCGTGTGTCTGTGTGTATGCGTGCAGGGGATAGGGGGTGGGGAATGGCGATCttttggacattgagattgaTGTTGTTTCATTTTGGACGCAGTTTTCACTGAGAAAATACTCAGAGTTCAACCAAATGTGAAGAAGCTCTATCTTCTTCTAAGAGCTGCAGACAGCAAATCAGCCTTGCAGCGTTTCAACAGTGAGGtacacaaaaaaaaacttcCTAATCAGTGTCCCActttggttttgtttttcttgaatgatgcaaaaaacaaaaaaatttattgctcTTAAAGCTGATGAACACCCGCATTAGGCATTTGAATGCCTTGTCTTTTTTATGGTACTGAACCATAGATGAACTCCTAAATGCTGATAAAGGGATTTCATATCTTCTCTTCGAGTTGCATATTGCACTATTTCTTTtactaaaaaaatttattatggAAAGCAACTGATCCGTGTATCCAGTCTATGTTTGCTAATTGATGTTAGTATCTTACCTAGAAAACATACTTTTCTGTTTGAtacagcatttttttttttgttttcttgctgAAAGATGAGGTGATAAGATTATTTTCAGTTTTACTCTATCTATTAGCTTAAGCAGAAAATTTACATTCTTTTTTGAGTTAATCTTGATTGGAGTTAGTTTAAAAGGCAGCAAATGTTCTTTTCCAGCTGTGAGATAGTATATATTATTGCTGAGACCACTAGTATCAATATAACCTAAGATTTTTACTCTAGTTTTAATCGCTATACTATACACTTAAATGTATCATAATGAACATGTAAGATAAAGTGGTACAAATGTACAAAGAAATGCTCCAAAATATCTCGCAAGTAATGCTATAATGATTGGCATCCAAGATGCATGAGAGTGAGAATATAGCGACTATATATATGAACTGCAAAGAGTACTTTTCTTCTTGATCATCTCAAATTTGTGTCTAAATTAGGGTATTGCTCTATTTTTTGTTAGCTAATTTCAGAAACTTCTGGCTTTTGTCTGCTTTTGTTTAGATAATAGCAAAGGACTTGTTCAGGGTTCTGAAGGAGAAATGTGGTACAGATCTGAATACCCTTATTGCACAAAAGATTACAGTTGTGCCTGGTGATATCACCTGTGATAACTTGGGAGTAAAGGACTTGAATTTGGTTGAAGAGATGTGGAGAGAAGTAGATGTTGTTGTTAACCTAGCTGCAACAACCAACTTTGATGAAAGGTAAATTCTACCAGTTATTCTTGCCATAAATATAAGTTTAATAAGTATACTGATCAATTCTTTAAGTTCTTTGGTAGATATGATGTATCCCTGGGAATTAATACAATGGGAGCTAAGCATGTATTGAACTTTGCAAAGAAATGTGCCAAATTGAAGGTTCTTCTCCATGTATCAACTGGTAAGAAGTGATTAGTTTGTTAATTATATAGCATTGACCAGATTAATTTTAATATATAGCTAACCGTTCACCTACATTACATTCGATCTTTAgtaccataaaaaaaaaattaaaaaaaggctTTCCTTAGTTAATCATCACATTTGAGTATGAGACAACCTTTTCTGAGGCaggatttttgtttatttatttttagctaTTCTAAGTGGCAAAGGTCTTTATCCAACCCTAAAAGTAGAGTCCATCAATAAATGTACTTCATATATATAGaagttgacttttgaccaaaaaataaataaataaataaatgtacTTCGATTCCCAAGGAATTTTGACTGAAAACAGAAACCAAACAAGACTTGTGTCATACCCAGAAGGTACAATTCTATTTACAAAGTGGACTATTAATTGGAGCTTTTATGAAAAGGCAATGGACAAATAATAGAGGGTTGATTCCACTTTGCACCCTTCAATTAtatctttgaaaattttattttggtcCCTAAATTTTAAAGTGAGACACTGAATTCCTAAAATATGAATATGTCCTATCTAAGTAAAAACATATCCCACTTTAGTCCTTATAGTATAAAAACTATCCCACTTAAGTATAAATTGTTTCATTTTAGTCCTTATGATATAAAATCTGTTCCACTGTAATCCTTAGGTATAAAATCGGTCTAACTTAAATATAAAATCTATCTCGCTTTTATCAACGATTTtatttaaatgaaataaattttaTACTTTAGAAATTAAAGAGTTTCAACTTGAAGTTTTgaaaccaaattaaaaattcAAACATTGTTGAAAGATACAAAGTGAAATTAACCCTTTCAAATCAATAGGAAATGGATGCCTCCTTTTTTCATCCTAcataactctctctctctctctctcaacccCTTGGTTTTGGTGTGAATAAAAAATCTAACTCCCAAAAGTAGGTACTAAGGAAATAAACACATACTCTACTACATTAGCACGTATAATTTCAAATGCGTTAAAATGTACTTAATACTCAGGAGAATCTCCCAAAATCTGCATAGTATTCATCGTGCGAGTACCCAATACTATATGTCCCTTCTTGAAGTTCATATATCGACTTCTTCTTTTATATTGACTTCTCTCCATCAACTTCAATTATCAACGATCTTAGATCATCAGAGCAACCCAAATCAAAATCAGGGACAATTTTTGTCTTCgtatttatttttgttaccTCACTATGAAGGAGGAAAAATATATTGGACCAAACAAAAATCAAATTGCATGGATGAAGAATCTTAGTTACTAGTTTCTTAAGTAACATGTTCGTAATGAAGTCAAATTATGACTGCCCTTTTCAGCTTATGTATCTGGTGAAAAAGAGGGACTGATGTTGGAGACCCCCTATAACATGGGAGAGACCCTGAACGGGACATCTGGGCTAGACGTTGAAGTAGagaagaaatttttggaagaaaagttGAAAGAGCTCCGAGCTGAGAACAATTCTGAACAATCTATTACATTAGCCATGAAGGATCTTGGAATTCAAAGGTTTGTTTATTCtctccatttttctcttttgagtAGCTGATACAATTCTAAGTGACCATCGACATATCTTATGAACGAAACTGTATTTTCTTGCTGTTCAGTAATTATTATCTGTacgaaaatgtatttttttttctgtttagcAATTACTGtatattaattaatttttttgataattgCATATTAATTACTATCTATATGACCATCAACATATCTTAAGCATTATCTGTTTAGTAATTCATGCTCAAGAATTGTCTGGTATTATGTTGTGGTGTAATTGATTTAGAGTAGTTTCACATCTATGTTAGTTAGGCACATTATTGAAGATAGCTTGATATTGAGTTCTCTTTTATCTACCTCATGCACCATGTAGATGATTGGATTTGACCATTGGGGAATCATATTAACTGTTGGTATgcattttactttatttttttttcttgtggatAAGTTTGTGTATAAGAAAATCACCTAGCTGAGAATTTCGTGCTTAATTTTCGatttgttattttttctttctttcgtttTCCTTATTGCAGGTTCTAAGGTAATACTCTATTTTTTTAGATCCCTGATATGATAATTAAGAACATATAATCCTTTTCATACTAACGCAACTAGAAACATGACTTTGCGGAGCAGCAGATAATTAGTTCAACGAGCACCTTTGTTATAGGCACAAGAGTTAGCAGCCACTGACCCGCCACAACCaactccttttttgtttttttttttggtttgacaAGAAAATCCGCAATGGTTACTTGAGAGTGCGCGCTAGGTAAATCTCATCCTGTGCAATAACCTGCTAATCATACATACGTAAACCACCTTGTCATATCAAACAACTGATTTTGAACACTTAGACAGCAAATCTAACTTCCAAAATAGCAATTCATGTCACCAAAATATTGTTAAACATGATTACCAAAACttcattttcaagattttcatCTCTTAGAAATATTCCAAATCCAAGAAAAGTTCATGTGCTATACTTGCCTCATTTGGAAACTACTAATCAAGTTTTTTACCTTTGTCCGCAAAATTGCCATTATCTATTGGAACCccaccctccccccccccccccccccccccccccccccccccaaaaaaaaaaaagaatcatcaTTCTGCATTTTAATTTCAACTTGATTTCTCATAATTTTCTTGtctaaaaaattttatagaGCAAGAAAATTTGGATGGCCAAACACCTACGTATTTACCAAGGCAATGGGAGAGATGCTACTTGGCCATCTGAAAGGAAATACCCCTCTTGTCATTGTTCGACCTACAATCATTACCAGTACTTTCAAAGAGCCTTTCCCTGGTTGGGTTGAAGGTGTAAGGTAATATTTTTTAACTACGTCcgtttcttcttcaattttttttttaaaatttcccaCAGTTTGACTAGAacaatttcttacttttttttttttttgaatctttggtagTTCATCAATATATTTGTGTAACGAATTATTGCAACTTCAGGACAATTGATAGCCTCACTGTTGGATATGCTAAAGGGAGAATAACTTGCTTCCTAGGCGACCCCAGGACCATAGTAGACGCGGTAAGTCCTCATTTCTGATTCCATGATTAGAGACTCTTATCAGCTTCCTTTGGATATTCAGGCAGAAATCTTGAAAGTTTTGTCTAAGTGATCAACACTTGGttgttcaaaaataaaaatatctttAGCTCTTGCATGAAAGCACAAGGTCAAGAGTTAAGAGTTTCTTATCACAGCTCAAATGTTTTTGCAATTCATCAGTGCTACTAGGGGTGGGACTTAGAAATTGACCTGATCTTTGATAAACACTCACTTTGTAAAAGTTATAGACATATACGAAATTCATGCAATGGTTGTTTTGAATCGTTTTGGTCTTTCACAAATTGGTTAAGATTGTTTACAAGTTACAGagtaaaaatatttaaaatataagaataaagaaataaaatgacTTTCAAGTTATGTACcattcctattatcctttttaAAAGGACAAACTCTACTTTGTGCCCCCGAATTTCTATCAATTTTTTTGCTTAGCTtcctaaattttaattttggacaCTTTAGATGCTAAACTCtcaattttgaatattttagaccctaaactttcaaatttgtcCCATTTAAATCTAATGAATGACAACTTTTACAAAATTAATGGGATAGAGAACCCGAAAATTCAATGATAATGTGCCAAAAGTAATCAAAAGGTACCAATACATCATAGTAAAAATAGAACAATACATTATCATTAATTTGGAACATCTTTTATCTCGTTCATTTTCCTACCAATACTAGTAATTGCGACCATATAAATTAATGATAATGTGCTAAAAATTGTCAATAAATCTAAGCATTTGCCAGTTAGAACAAAACAGTATATTGTCATTAATTTTTATCACCCTTTTTCTCGTTATTTTTACTAATATAATCGTTGATTGAACTTAAGTAGGACAAATTTAAGAGTTTAGGGtacaaaatatccaaaattaaGAGTTTAGAGTATAAAGTGTCCAAAATTGAAGTATAcagtgaaaagtgaaaaagtGAGGAATACAATTTTAATGATCGCAAAGTGGAGTTGCGTTTGTGGGCAAGTAAATGAGAATTGTATACATCATTTGTGGGCAAGTAAATGAGATTTACGTTTGTACTTGAGCACGAATACACAATTTCTACGTGAAAAGATGGCATTAATGTGCAGATCCCAGCTGACATGGTGGTGAATGCTATGATGGTGGCTATGATGGCTCATGCAAATCAACCCAGTGAAATGACCATTTATCAAGTAGGATCTTCTTTATCAAACCCTCTTCACTACTCCAGTCTTCAAAACTATGGCCTCAATTACTTCTCCAAGCATCCATGGATTGACAAAGCCGGGAACCCCGTAAAAGTTGGGAAAATCACAGTTCTCAGAACCATGTCAAGCTTCCGCAGATACTTGGCAATTCGTTATTTGCTTCCACTAAAGGTTGGTCTATTCTTTCTCCAAGTCTTCTTTTTTCCCATTTCAAAtcgtagtttttttttttttttgggaaaacttttgaattatGATAAACCATACAATTAATTCAGGGATTACAAATCGTGAATGTTGCACTTTGCCAATATTTTGGAGGCTTGTACCATGATCTTCATCGAAAAATCAAGTTCGTAAACCGTATGATTGAACTCTATGGACCTTACCTGTTCTTTAAGGGAATGTAAGTATGAGAGTATTTGATCAATTTGAGGTCCTTTGCAAGAGTGGATATATCAAAAAATATGCATGCATCCATCTTTACGCGTTCTTCCTTTGTGCACAGTTATGATGACTTGAACACAGAAAAACTGCGTCGTGCTGCAAGAGAGTGCGATCCTGAGAATTTGTTCTACTTTGATCCCAAAAGTATTAACTGGGAAGATTATTTCATGAACACCCACATTCCTGGAGTGGTGAAATACGTATTCAAGTGATCAAGTTCCATTTGATTATTATTTGTTGAAGGCAGCTTCACATTCAAGAATCAAAAGTGTTTTATATTTTTATCCTTCTGGATAACGCATAAAGGCATTGTTTAAGATTGGTATATTTGTTGAAATCCATGTATTCCGGCCACTTATGTAGACGTATGTAATATGTTTTCTTTGTTCTCAATCAGTTTTAGATTTACCTGAACACTTAGTTTATACATACTACAGAGATTATGAGTCAAAATCCCAACAGATGCTTGTTAACACTTAACATGTCCCAACAGATTTTCcggggaaaaaaacaaaaaaagccaACGAATTTAGACATTCTAAACCAACTCCACAATAAGCAAACAGTAAGCCAACTCTGTGATCATGATTCTTTCCCGGATACTGCAACATTTTATGAAATGAGGCAGAAAGATGACCATCACAAGCACAAAGCAGCCCAACCACTGAACAAATGGGAGGCAAAATTGGAAGCAAGCTGGACAGTTCAGCAAACTTCCTATTACCAAAACCATGCAGTTTCAAGCTATAGATGCAAGGGCAAATGGAAGCTGAATCTCCCATTTCTCTAATATAAACTCGTAGAAAAATTCATAAAACAAGAGCGCTAAATTGGATCTTGCTCTGCTTGATGAACGGCTATAACCATGGACCAAGGTTACGATAAAATAATTAGATTGAAATGCGCAAGGCTCTTCCTTTAAAGTATGGTTATTTTCATGAGACTTGCTGCCCTTGTAATATTCAGGAGCCTGAAGGGATCATCTGGTAGAACCAAACGCAATTCAAACTTCAGGGCTGGATGAAGACCTCTCTTTCCTTTTACCAGTTATAGATGTCAATTTGTCATCAGAATGTCCAACAGAGTTATTTCTGTTAGCCAGTGTTTCCAATTTGTTTGAGTTTGACAGTTGATTATCATCATTCAAACCACTGGCCAAGGCATCACAGGAGCCTGATCTCGTGATGCAAAGCCAAGTTCTCAAAGATTCATCAATAGTTTCACCAGCCACGGGCACATGCCATGATCCTTTCTCTGACTCCTGAAACATATATTTTTCTGATGAATATCCCAAACAACAACACACAAAGACTACCATAAACTTTTACGTAAAGCAACAATGAATTACCCATGGCAAAGTTAGAAAGTAAACAAAGTGCGAAGTAGAACAAAAGGATGAGAGAGGCGGCTCCTTGCAGAACAAAGTGCAAATAAAAATATCCATttcttggaaagagaaaatatGAAACGAAAGCCAATTATAAAGCTAGAACTACCTGGATGACAAGGGAATATGTTGGCGGCATCAGAAGCTTTAGATTTCCTTTCACAAATGTATACTTGACCTGCAATATGGGTAGTGCAACAGATCAATTGCGAAAACCAAGAGGAAAGGTATAATCACAAGCACCAGACTAGCTCTGATTTTATTTAACTCAAAGATTATGAAATCTGCACTAAAGCTAATAAGTTTGTTGCACAATTGCATTAATTCACTTTCATCATTAAAGGAAAACATTTTTTGCTTCAAGGAAAATTTAGCAGCTTGAACTACCCGAGGTAGGGGAAAGATACGATCTCAACTTCTTAATCTCCTGCATAAAATCTTGAACACAAAATGCATGCTTTTCGAGTCAAAGACCTTTTCCTTTTCCACTgttcttttttacttttcatttgatTTCACATGCACGCAACACGGGGAGTTGGGGTTCGTGGTAGAACATAATTGTAGAAAGAGATATTCTAACTTCCTCAACTTTAGAGATTCAACAAATGCAATTAACTGTCAAGAAAAGTTTTGGCTTTCACGAAAAACTTGCTACTCCTTAATGATCATACCCAAGCTTGCCGTggactttcaaatgaaatatGAAGATACAAGGAAGGGATAAAATAGAGGAACCAAACATGTCTACCTGATGTCTTTCTTTCCATCTAAGGAAAAAGCTGTTGCCTAGAAGCTCAAATGTGTGATCTCTCATTTCATCATTTGTAACAAGCAGACACTTAAGCTTCACAGCAGCATATAGCCAATACCTATAATACCAATAAAGAAGAACTACCAAATGAATGTCATGCATGAAGATTCCTGCCTGCTTCAGATGATCTAAATATGGTGCCACTAACAACAGAATTATTAAATTTTTAAGTACATATCACCAACCAATCATCATTTGATCCATATGGCGTTCCATAAAGCAGCCCCTGATCAATCCAATCCTGCAGCAAGTCTCTATTGGAAGCTTTCTCCAAGAGTTGCCTAATGCGTTTCTTGTGCAAGATAATGAGCGGCCATTTCTTGCTCCTGCTATACAGTTCCCTAACAACAGCATCAAGCTGCTCTATTGCAATTTCATAGACAATACAAAAATTAGACATGGAATATCGGGCACGCAAAACCAAAGATGATTAAGAAGGCAAAAATTATCAAAGTTTTACAACCTGGGGAATACTGAATCCACCCTCTGCAAAATTCTGTTGATAAAGCCCCACATTTGCTCCATCCACTATAGCTTCATAATCAGAGCATTCTTCTATCCAGTCCTTTATCATTTCAGAAGCAGAAAGGAGTCAATAAGACTTGGAGAAGTATCAAATGCAGAAACCGCACACAAACACACAGAAACATATAGATATGCACACAGATATTGATATATatctacacacacacacatatagatATGCAAATAGATACATAtaaacacacaaacacacacacatcTTATTACAAATTTACAGATAGCTGAAGAACGAAACCAATTTTAACACTACGGCATTCACCCATGTTCTCTTGCTGGTTACCCAGTGAACATATATCATTTTAGGAATTGTGCAAATGATTAAAGTCATTCCTATCCATTTTAGAGCACAAAGAGAAGGATTTAAATTTTCCCACTagcaaaataaatattttacaGTCAAAACTTTTAGCTACAGGAAAGAATAAATAAAGCCAAATTTCCTTTCGTTGTTATCTCTGTGAtttgcttttcaaatcatcatataaataaacaagtaaacaaaaACCAGAGTGGTGTGCCACTATATCAACTTCTC
This window contains:
- the LOC113706191 gene encoding alcohol-forming fatty acyl-CoA reductase-like, which translates into the protein MELGNIVQFLENRAILVTGATGFLAKIFTEKILRVQPNVKKLYLLLRAADSKSALQRFNSEIIAKDLFRVLKEKCGTDLNTLIAQKITVVPGDITCDNLGVKDLNLVEEMWREVDVVVNLAATTNFDERYDVSLGINTMGAKHVLNFAKKCAKLKVLLHVSTAYVSGEKEGLMLETPYNMGETLNGTSGLDVEVEKKFLEEKLKELRAENNSEQSITLAMKDLGIQRARKFGWPNTYVFTKAMGEMLLGHLKGNTPLVIVRPTIITSTFKEPFPGWVEGVRTIDSLTVGYAKGRITCFLGDPRTIVDAIPADMVVNAMMVAMMAHANQPSEMTIYQVGSSLSNPLHYSSLQNYGLNYFSKHPWIDKAGNPVKVGKITVLRTMSSFRRYLAIRYLLPLKGLQIVNVALCQYFGGLYHDLHRKIKFVNRMIELYGPYLFFKGIYDDLNTEKLRRAARECDPENLFYFDPKSINWEDYFMNTHIPGVVKYVFK